In Theropithecus gelada isolate Dixy chromosome 13, Tgel_1.0, whole genome shotgun sequence, one DNA window encodes the following:
- the PDIA6 gene encoding protein disulfide-isomerase A6 isoform X2 yields the protein MALLGLGLVSCAFFLAVNGLYSSSDDVIELTPSNFNREVIQSDSLWLVEFYAPWCGHCQRLTPEWKKAATALKDVVKVGAVDADKHQSLGGQYGVQGFPTIKIFGSNKNRPEDYQGGRTGEAIVDAALSALRQLVKDRLGGRSGGYSSGKQGRSDSSSKKDVIELTDDSFDENVLDSEDVWMVEFYAPWCGHCKNLEPEWAAAASEVKEQTKGKVKLAAVDATVNQVLASRYGIRGFPTIKIFQKGESPVDYDGGRTRSDIVSRALDLFSDNAPPPELLEIINEDIAKRTCEEHQLCVVAVLPHILDTGAAGRNSYLEVLLKMADKYKKKMWGWLWTEAGAQSELETALGIGGFGYPAMAAINARKMKFALLKGSFSEQGINEFLRELSFGRGSTAPVGGGAFPTIVEREPWDGRDGELPVEDDIDLSDVELDDLGKDEL from the exons GTCTGGTAAGCTGTGCCTTCTTTCTGGCAGTGAATGGTCTGTATTCCTCTAGTGACGATGTGATCGAATTAACTCCATCAAATTTCAACCGAGAAGTTATTCAGAGTGATAGTTTGTGGCTTGTAGAATTCTATGCTCCATG GTGTGGTCACTGTCAAAGATTAACACCAGAATGGAAGAAAGCAGCAACTGCATTAAAA GATGTTGTCAAAGTTGGTGCAGTTGATGCAGATAAGCATCAGTCCCTAGGAGGTCAGTATGGTGTTCAGGGATTTCCTACCATTAAGATTTTTGGATCCAACAAAAACAGACCAGAAGATTACCAAG GTGGCAGAACTGGTGAAGCCATTGTAGATGCTGCGCTCAGCGCTCTGCGCCAGCTTGTGAAGGATCGCCTCGGGGGACGGAGCGGAGGATACAGTTCTGGAAAACAA GGCAGAAGTGATAGTTCAAGTAAGAAGGATGTGATTGAGCTGACAGACGACAGCTTTGATGAGAATGTTCTGGACAGTGAAGATGTTTGGATGGTTGAGTTCTATGCTCCTTGGTGTGGACACTGCAAAAA CCTAGAGCCAGAGTGGGCTGCTGCAGCTTCAGAAGTAAAAGAGCAGACGAAAGGAAAAGTGAAACTGGCAGCTGTGGATGCTACCGTCAATCAGGTTCTAGCCTCCCGCTACGGG attagAGGATTTCCTACAATCAAGATATTTCAGAAAGGCGAGTCTCCTGTGGATTACGACGGTGGGCGGACAAGATCCGACATAGTGTCCCGGGCCCTTGATTTGTTTTCTGATAACGCCCCACCTCCTGAGCTGCTTGAG ATTATCAACGAGGACATTGCCAAGAGGACGTGTGAGGAGCACCAGCTCTGTGTTGTGGCTGTGCTACCCCATATCCTTGATACTG GAGCTGCAGGCCGAAATTCTTATCTGGAAGTTCTTCTGAAGATGGCagacaaatacaaaaagaaaatgtgggg GTGGCTGTGGACAGAAGCCGGAGCCCAGTCTGAACTTGAGACCGCGTTGGGGATTGGCGGGTTTGGGTACCCCGCCATGGCCGCCATCAATGCACGCAAGATGAAATTTGCTCTGCTGAAAGGCTCCTTCAGTGAGCAAGGCATTAACGAATTTCTCAG GGAGCTCTCTTTTGGGCGTGGCTCCACGGCACCTGTAGGAGGCGGGGCTTTCCCTACCATCGTTGAGAGAGAGCCTTGGGACGGCAGGGATGGCGAG CTTCCCGTGGAGGATGACATTGACCTCAGTGATGTGGAACTTGATGACTTGGGGAAAGATGAGTTGTGA
- the PDIA6 gene encoding protein disulfide-isomerase A6 isoform X3 yields the protein MLLGLVSCAFFLAVNGLYSSSDDVIELTPSNFNREVIQSDSLWLVEFYAPWCGHCQRLTPEWKKAATALKDVVKVGAVDADKHQSLGGQYGVQGFPTIKIFGSNKNRPEDYQGGRTGEAIVDAALSALRQLVKDRLGGRSGGYSSGKQGRSDSSSKKDVIELTDDSFDENVLDSEDVWMVEFYAPWCGHCKNLEPEWAAAASEVKEQTKGKVKLAAVDATVNQVLASRYGIRGFPTIKIFQKGESPVDYDGGRTRSDIVSRALDLFSDNAPPPELLEIINEDIAKRTCEEHQLCVVAVLPHILDTGAAGRNSYLEVLLKMADKYKKKMWGWLWTEAGAQSELETALGIGGFGYPAMAAINARKMKFALLKGSFSEQGINEFLRELSFGRGSTAPVGGGAFPTIVEREPWDGRDGELPVEDDIDLSDVELDDLGKDEL from the exons GTCTGGTAAGCTGTGCCTTCTTTCTGGCAGTGAATGGTCTGTATTCCTCTAGTGACGATGTGATCGAATTAACTCCATCAAATTTCAACCGAGAAGTTATTCAGAGTGATAGTTTGTGGCTTGTAGAATTCTATGCTCCATG GTGTGGTCACTGTCAAAGATTAACACCAGAATGGAAGAAAGCAGCAACTGCATTAAAA GATGTTGTCAAAGTTGGTGCAGTTGATGCAGATAAGCATCAGTCCCTAGGAGGTCAGTATGGTGTTCAGGGATTTCCTACCATTAAGATTTTTGGATCCAACAAAAACAGACCAGAAGATTACCAAG GTGGCAGAACTGGTGAAGCCATTGTAGATGCTGCGCTCAGCGCTCTGCGCCAGCTTGTGAAGGATCGCCTCGGGGGACGGAGCGGAGGATACAGTTCTGGAAAACAA GGCAGAAGTGATAGTTCAAGTAAGAAGGATGTGATTGAGCTGACAGACGACAGCTTTGATGAGAATGTTCTGGACAGTGAAGATGTTTGGATGGTTGAGTTCTATGCTCCTTGGTGTGGACACTGCAAAAA CCTAGAGCCAGAGTGGGCTGCTGCAGCTTCAGAAGTAAAAGAGCAGACGAAAGGAAAAGTGAAACTGGCAGCTGTGGATGCTACCGTCAATCAGGTTCTAGCCTCCCGCTACGGG attagAGGATTTCCTACAATCAAGATATTTCAGAAAGGCGAGTCTCCTGTGGATTACGACGGTGGGCGGACAAGATCCGACATAGTGTCCCGGGCCCTTGATTTGTTTTCTGATAACGCCCCACCTCCTGAGCTGCTTGAG ATTATCAACGAGGACATTGCCAAGAGGACGTGTGAGGAGCACCAGCTCTGTGTTGTGGCTGTGCTACCCCATATCCTTGATACTG GAGCTGCAGGCCGAAATTCTTATCTGGAAGTTCTTCTGAAGATGGCagacaaatacaaaaagaaaatgtgggg GTGGCTGTGGACAGAAGCCGGAGCCCAGTCTGAACTTGAGACCGCGTTGGGGATTGGCGGGTTTGGGTACCCCGCCATGGCCGCCATCAATGCACGCAAGATGAAATTTGCTCTGCTGAAAGGCTCCTTCAGTGAGCAAGGCATTAACGAATTTCTCAG GGAGCTCTCTTTTGGGCGTGGCTCCACGGCACCTGTAGGAGGCGGGGCTTTCCCTACCATCGTTGAGAGAGAGCCTTGGGACGGCAGGGATGGCGAG CTTCCCGTGGAGGATGACATTGACCTCAGTGATGTGGAACTTGATGACTTGGGGAAAGATGAGTTGTGA